One Acetomicrobium sp. S15 = DSM 107314 DNA window includes the following coding sequences:
- a CDS encoding TIGR00282 family metallophosphoesterase gives MKILFLGDIVGKPGRKSVKELLPKIKEEKGPFDFILANGENGAGGFGLTAKVLDEMMGMGLDCLTSGNHIWDKKEFVPRLAEEMSLLRPANYPPLCPGRGALTLEKKGKRLAVLNLQGRIFMPPIDCPFRCADALLEEIDTPFVLVDFHAEATSEKQALGLYLDGRVSAVVGTHTHVQTADERILPGGTAYITDVGMTGGHDGVIGMRPESVLSRFLTGMPSKFEACESRLILSALSVLLDDAGRAVSLERLQYSLSEKL, from the coding sequence ATGAAAATCTTATTTCTCGGCGACATTGTGGGAAAGCCGGGAAGGAAGTCGGTGAAGGAACTCCTGCCGAAGATAAAAGAGGAGAAGGGCCCCTTCGACTTCATCTTGGCCAACGGTGAAAACGGGGCCGGTGGTTTCGGTCTCACGGCCAAAGTCTTGGACGAGATGATGGGGATGGGCCTCGATTGCCTTACCAGCGGCAATCACATATGGGATAAGAAGGAGTTCGTTCCGAGACTGGCCGAGGAGATGTCTCTCCTCCGGCCGGCCAACTATCCGCCGCTCTGTCCGGGCAGGGGGGCTCTGACGCTGGAAAAAAAGGGGAAGCGCCTCGCGGTTTTGAACCTCCAAGGGAGGATTTTTATGCCGCCCATCGATTGCCCCTTCAGGTGCGCTGACGCCTTGCTGGAAGAAATAGACACCCCTTTTGTGCTGGTCGACTTTCACGCAGAGGCCACCTCTGAGAAGCAAGCCCTGGGCCTTTACCTGGATGGCAGGGTTTCTGCGGTTGTAGGCACACATACTCACGTGCAGACCGCGGATGAGCGCATACTTCCAGGCGGCACGGCGTACATTACGGATGTCGGAATGACCGGAGGGCACGACGGCGTGATCGGTATGAGGCCAGAGAGCGTCCTGTCTCGGTTTTTGACGGGCATGCCGTCCAAGTTTGAAGCCTGCGAAAGCCGTCTCATTTTGAGCGCTCTCTCTGTGCTGCTCGACGATGCGGGAAGGGCCGTATCGCTGGAGCGCTTGCAATATTCGCTGTCAGAAAAGCTATGA
- a CDS encoding HypC/HybG/HupF family hydrogenase formation chaperone: MAVPHKVVEIMDENRALVSTGGVELEVRTDLIEGLQVGDVVLVHAGFVIEKYNQDEGEELESLWEEVMQFASGR; this comes from the coding sequence TTGGCTGTACCGCATAAAGTGGTAGAGATAATGGATGAAAATCGCGCGCTCGTGAGCACGGGCGGTGTGGAGCTGGAGGTGCGCACAGACCTGATCGAAGGCCTGCAGGTGGGCGATGTAGTCTTGGTCCACGCCGGATTTGTGATAGAAAAATATAACCAGGATGAGGGGGAGGAACTGGAATCCCTGTGGGAAGAGGTGATGCAATTTGCCTCAGGTCGGTGA
- the rny gene encoding ribonuclease Y, with the protein MEIVLLIGSTGIGIAAGFVICKIIEQKRLKGTKKLAEQLLQEAQKEAERKKREILTEAKEAALQIRQDLEREIKDRRAELQRAERRIEQKEESLDKRLENLNRKDEEMRNRLAAIEKQKREIERLHEEELARLQEIAQMSCEEARQHLLARAEEEAASEIGLRIKEIEEKVRREAARRAREIIATAIQRCAVDHTSEATVSVVNLPSDEMKGRIIGREGRNIRAFEMLTGVDLIVDDTPEAVTLSSFDPVRREVARISLERLIMDGRIHPARIEEIVEKVSNEVEETIIEAGEEALLEANVKGVHPELVKVLGQLRFRASFGQNTLVHSLEVAKVAGLMAAELGVEESTARRAGLLHDIGKAIDHNTEGSHALIGADLAKRYGESDEIVNAIASHHEEVEPQSIYAVLIAAADAVSASRPGARKEDLDAYIKRLEKLEQIAKTFKGVDKAFAIQAGREVRVMVSPTVADDGAVYKLCYEIAKKVENEMKYPGQIKITVIREMRAVEYAK; encoded by the coding sequence ATGGAAATCGTATTGCTTATAGGTAGCACAGGCATAGGCATTGCGGCTGGCTTTGTCATATGCAAGATTATTGAACAAAAGAGGCTCAAGGGAACGAAGAAGCTGGCCGAGCAATTGTTACAGGAGGCTCAGAAGGAGGCAGAGCGTAAAAAGCGGGAGATCCTTACAGAGGCCAAGGAGGCGGCATTGCAGATACGCCAAGACCTTGAGCGCGAGATAAAGGATCGCAGAGCAGAACTACAGCGGGCGGAACGACGCATTGAGCAAAAAGAGGAGAGCCTCGACAAGAGGCTCGAAAACTTGAACCGCAAAGATGAGGAGATGCGAAACCGCCTGGCGGCGATAGAAAAACAAAAGCGAGAAATAGAACGCCTTCATGAGGAGGAATTGGCTCGCCTTCAAGAGATAGCTCAGATGTCCTGCGAAGAAGCCAGGCAGCATCTTTTGGCCAGGGCCGAAGAGGAAGCTGCCAGCGAGATCGGCCTGCGCATCAAAGAAATCGAAGAGAAGGTGCGACGCGAGGCGGCACGCAGGGCTCGAGAGATCATAGCTACGGCCATTCAGCGGTGCGCTGTGGATCATACTTCAGAAGCCACGGTGAGCGTCGTGAATTTGCCGTCCGACGAAATGAAGGGAAGGATCATAGGTCGCGAAGGTCGCAATATCAGGGCATTTGAGATGCTCACCGGCGTGGATTTAATAGTGGACGATACGCCGGAAGCCGTCACGCTCAGCAGTTTTGATCCAGTCAGACGCGAGGTGGCGCGCATATCGTTGGAGCGCCTGATAATGGACGGGCGCATTCATCCGGCCCGTATAGAAGAGATCGTGGAAAAAGTCAGCAATGAAGTGGAAGAGACGATCATCGAAGCGGGCGAGGAAGCGCTCCTCGAGGCCAACGTCAAGGGTGTGCACCCCGAGCTGGTAAAAGTTCTTGGGCAATTACGCTTTCGCGCGAGCTTCGGGCAGAATACGCTGGTGCACAGCTTAGAGGTGGCTAAGGTTGCAGGCCTTATGGCGGCCGAACTGGGAGTGGAGGAAAGCACGGCCAGAAGGGCAGGCTTGCTTCATGATATAGGTAAGGCGATAGATCATAATACAGAGGGATCTCACGCCCTCATAGGCGCTGACCTGGCCAAGCGCTATGGCGAATCGGATGAGATAGTAAATGCCATCGCCTCTCATCACGAGGAAGTGGAGCCGCAGAGCATCTACGCTGTGCTCATCGCAGCGGCCGACGCCGTGAGCGCTTCTCGTCCGGGTGCCCGCAAGGAAGACTTGGATGCCTACATCAAGCGCCTGGAGAAGCTGGAACAGATCGCGAAGACTTTTAAGGGCGTCGATAAGGCCTTTGCGATTCAGGCAGGACGAGAGGTGCGCGTCATGGTCTCCCCTACGGTGGCTGATGACGGGGCGGTTTACAAATTGTGTTACGAGATAGCCAAGAAGGTGGAGAATGAGATGAAGTATCCCGGTCAGATAAAGATCACGGTGATTCGCGAGATGCGCGCCGTGGAATACGCCAAGTGA
- the hypD gene encoding hydrogenase formation protein HypD, with amino-acid sequence MPQVGDLRAKMSSLLEALNKWLCGPITVMEVCGTHTVSIFRSGIRTMLPKDVRLLSGPGCPVCVTDQAEVDAMVSLAKKPGVVLATYGDMVRVPGSCGSLAEARSCGAEVAVVGSAIQALALAESMQDKEVVFAGIGFETTAPATAVLLREARRKNVKNLSVLSLHKLVPPVLRLLASDPTLVIDGFLLPGHVSTIIGTAPYAFLAEEYGKACAVAGFEPLDIMAGIVEIARQICGGRPAVRCLYGRVVRHEGNVKAQELLGEVFRPASVRWRGIGVVEASGLVLADDYSDFDAYSRFGITLEEVNPPAGCRCGDVLAGRIAPLECPLFGGSCTPQFPVGPCMVSSEGSCSAYYKYSSKGVSPWGA; translated from the coding sequence TTGCCTCAGGTCGGTGACCTAAGGGCAAAGATGTCATCACTTTTGGAGGCACTCAACAAATGGTTGTGCGGTCCGATTACGGTAATGGAGGTGTGCGGCACCCATACCGTATCGATCTTCCGGTCTGGGATTAGGACGATGCTTCCTAAGGATGTGCGCTTGCTTTCCGGTCCAGGATGTCCCGTGTGCGTCACCGACCAGGCGGAGGTGGACGCAATGGTGAGCCTTGCCAAAAAGCCCGGTGTCGTGCTTGCGACATATGGCGACATGGTGCGCGTACCAGGGAGTTGCGGATCCTTGGCTGAGGCGAGATCTTGTGGTGCTGAAGTGGCGGTGGTGGGTTCTGCCATTCAAGCCTTGGCTTTGGCAGAGTCGATGCAAGACAAAGAGGTCGTCTTCGCCGGGATAGGGTTTGAGACCACCGCGCCGGCGACTGCGGTGCTGCTTCGCGAGGCTCGCAGAAAGAATGTAAAAAACCTTTCCGTGCTTTCACTGCATAAGCTCGTTCCTCCCGTGCTCCGCCTCCTCGCTTCCGACCCGACGCTTGTCATAGACGGCTTTCTTCTACCTGGCCACGTGAGCACCATAATCGGAACGGCCCCGTACGCGTTTTTGGCGGAAGAGTACGGCAAGGCCTGTGCCGTGGCCGGATTTGAGCCGCTCGACATAATGGCCGGCATAGTCGAGATCGCGCGCCAAATATGCGGGGGGCGTCCCGCGGTGAGGTGCCTTTATGGCAGAGTCGTGCGCCACGAGGGCAACGTGAAGGCCCAAGAGTTGTTGGGAGAGGTCTTCCGCCCGGCGTCCGTCAGGTGGCGAGGAATCGGAGTCGTGGAAGCTTCCGGCCTCGTCTTGGCCGATGATTATAGCGACTTCGACGCCTACTCTCGCTTCGGCATAACTCTGGAAGAGGTGAATCCACCGGCTGGATGTAGGTGCGGCGATGTGCTGGCCGGCAGGATCGCACCTCTGGAATGTCCTCTCTTCGGAGGGTCTTGCACTCCACAATTTCCCGTGGGACCGTGCATGGTGTCGTCAGAGGGGAGCTGTTCCGCATACTACAAATACAGCTCGAAGGGGGTATCGCCGTGGGGCGCTTGA
- the hypE gene encoding hydrogenase expression/formation protein HypE, whose translation MGRLSLGHGSGGRLTNDLVKKIASAFARESGMLEFEDCALLPGGWGVTIDGFTVSPLSFPGGDIGKLAVCGSANDLAVRGVRPLWLAMSLLAEEGLDEEELFTYMRSAASVCAELGVQLVAGDTKVLPKGQADRLYIATCAMGKNEAISPWGIKEISPGDTVIVSGPVGRHGAVIASLRYDIKLRELESDCAPLWPLIEPLTRLLGVHAARDCTRGGLGTVLCEWAEVANVGIEIDEEAIPADGDVSAVSDILGFDPLYLACEGTAVFAVASEWTETVLETMRSHPLGRSAAAIGKVTEAHPGLVGLRTSAGGMRVVDMQGGELLPRIC comes from the coding sequence GTGGGGCGCTTGAGCTTGGGACATGGAAGCGGCGGAAGGCTCACGAATGATCTCGTAAAGAAAATAGCCTCAGCGTTCGCTCGCGAGTCCGGCATGCTGGAATTCGAAGATTGTGCCCTCCTTCCAGGAGGGTGGGGTGTCACCATAGATGGCTTCACTGTATCGCCACTGTCTTTCCCTGGCGGAGATATAGGCAAGCTCGCAGTCTGCGGCAGCGCTAACGATCTGGCGGTGCGCGGCGTGCGCCCCCTGTGGCTTGCCATGAGTCTGTTGGCCGAAGAGGGGCTCGACGAGGAAGAACTCTTCACGTACATGAGGAGCGCTGCGTCCGTGTGCGCTGAGCTTGGCGTGCAACTCGTAGCCGGCGACACGAAGGTCCTGCCCAAGGGTCAGGCAGACCGCCTCTATATCGCCACCTGCGCCATGGGGAAAAACGAAGCGATATCGCCGTGGGGGATCAAAGAGATCTCTCCCGGCGACACAGTGATAGTAAGTGGCCCCGTAGGCCGTCACGGAGCGGTCATAGCTTCTTTGCGATATGACATCAAGCTGCGTGAACTCGAGAGCGACTGCGCTCCTCTATGGCCGCTCATAGAGCCATTGACGCGCCTCCTTGGCGTGCACGCCGCCAGGGATTGCACGAGAGGGGGACTTGGGACGGTCCTCTGCGAATGGGCCGAAGTGGCCAACGTGGGGATCGAAATCGATGAAGAGGCCATTCCAGCGGACGGAGACGTGTCGGCCGTTTCAGATATCCTGGGCTTTGACCCTCTGTATCTTGCCTGCGAGGGGACAGCGGTCTTCGCCGTGGCTTCGGAATGGACGGAGACGGTCCTTGAGACTATGCGTTCTCACCCTCTCGGGAGATCTGCAGCGGCGATAGGAAAGGTGACAGAGGCTCACCCTGGCCTTGTGGGCCTTCGCACCTCAGCGGGCGGTATGCGCGTGGTAGATATGCAGGGGGGTGAACTCCTCCCTCGAATCTGCTGA